One Cucurbita pepo subsp. pepo cultivar mu-cu-16 chromosome LG20, ASM280686v2, whole genome shotgun sequence genomic window carries:
- the LOC111783564 gene encoding cysteine proteinase inhibitor 1-like, with translation MAKVLFLVASLLLYVLSLSSLAAATQRLDLAGSYKPIKNIDDPKIQSLGEFAVNEHNKQAKTQIQFKKVIGGEMQIVAGTNYKLRLTAVEGTSRGTYGTLVFTDLNNKNNLINFYKVPK, from the coding sequence ATGGCTAAGGTTCTTTTCCTCGTGGCTTCTCTTCTCCTCTATGTCCTATCGCTATCGTCGCTCGCAGCGGCAACCCAACGTTTAGATTTGGCTGGTAGCtacaaaccaataaaaaacataGATGACCCAAAGATTCAAAGCTTAGGTGAGTTCGCAGTCAATGAACACAATAAACAGGCAAAAACTCAAATCCAGTTCAAAAAAGTGATTGGTGGAGAAATGCAAATTGTGGCCGGGACCAACTATAAACTTCGATTGACAGCTGTTGAGGGGACTAGTAGGGGAACCTATGGCACCCTTGTGTTCACTGACctcaacaacaagaacaacctTATCAACTTCTATAAGGTCCCCAAATAG